A segment of the Camelus bactrianus isolate YW-2024 breed Bactrian camel chromosome 22, ASM4877302v1, whole genome shotgun sequence genome:
CCTGGGGGCTGTTGCCCAAGGTCACTATGCTGATCTGCCCAGAGGTGGAGGTTGAGGGCAGGTTACCAGTGAATATCTGCATCCTGGCCCCCAAGGGTCCAGAGGGGCCTTAGCCACCTGGGTGGCGGCAGAGTCTAGCAAGGGCACCAGATCACGGCCTTGTGCCGAAGGGTCTCTGGTGGCCAGTAGTCAGGCTCCACCCTGACCTCGGCATGTGTGTTGGGAACCCATTTACTGGGTGCCAGCTGAGTTCCTGCTGATGGCAGACAGCAAGGCCTGCCCTGCAAGCTCTCCCTGCAGCCTGGAGTGGCCCTGTGACCCTGAGCATGAGAGCTCATCTGTGACAGGGGGAGGGTTTCGGTGAGGATTCCCAAGCAAAATGCCAGTtctcctcccagctccaggccagcGCACAGTAGCTACCCTGTGAGGGGGGCACAGGGCACCAGGAAGGAGCAGGAAGGCCAGGTCAGGATGGCAGCTTCAGCAGCCCTGCATGCCCCCAGCTCTGGAAGCATCTGTAGCTCCCGTCTCCACACCCAGTTCTTGAGCACACCCTGGAAGACTCTGTGCCCAGCCCGTCCTCTGTCACCCACCCCACTGTCCACTTGGTGGGACCCTGGACACAAAACCTGTCCCTTCTTACTGCTCTGCTTCCTTGGTGCAGAGGGGCATGCATAGCCTGCCCTGAACTTACCCTTTTCTGTCAAATCCCAGGTCCGGGACCGCTCCCCGCCCCAAGCCTCAGCCACCCAGAGCCACAGACTCGGGGTTGATCTTTCCTGACACCCCCTTGCTGTCCTCTGAGCCTCGGTCTTCTCAGTCCTGGAGCAGGCCCGTGCATCTCCTGGGCACGGGGCAGGTGGTTACAGTCTTTGGAGTTCTCTCTCATCCCTGAGGCTGAGAGGCCCAGAAGGTGCCCTGGACCCACAGAGAAGGAGCCTCAACATGCCCCACCTCGCTGAGCCCTGAGGTGTCCCCCGGGGACCACCCTGCCACTTCCAATCACCCACCTGAGAAGTGCAGCTAGAACCGGGCAGCTGGGCCGGGACTTGAACCCTGGTCTTTTGGGCTCTGCCTGCActgcagggagcagggatgagccaggaaAGAACTTTCCACCTTCCAAAGCCCCCAGGTTGGGGGTGGCGGGGAGATGGCCCCTCCTACAGACAGGAAAAGAGGAAACCCAGAAGGACTAGTAAAGGCACTGGTGAAGGTCATTGAGGGGCTGGTGTGCCCTTGCCATGCCGTGACCTTGGGCCCTTTTCCTTCTGAGACACCCCGCAGCCTGTGCCCTCCTGCCTTGCCGCCCTTGCCCTGACTTTGGGGCGTGGCTGTGGCCGGGTGGGCCAGCTGCACAGCAGGCTCTCAGGCAGGAACCAGTGACCTGCCAGCCAGCTGGGGCCCCTACGGCGGCCCTTGgcgaggggtgggggctgctctGCTTGTGCGTGGCCCACCCCTGAGGGTGTGGCATGCAGGCACAGCGGGATTGGTGGGACCCCTGCCTTGAGGTTCTCCCCGGTCCACTGTGGGACACAAGAAGAAAGGGGGTCCTGGGCCTGGGTTGGGGGTTCCTTACTTGGCAAATGTAGATGCACCCTGCCCTGCCTGCGTGGGGGTGACCACTGCCCCGTTTCACAAGTGAGCCAGCTTGGCCCCCAGGCCACCCTGCTGTGACTCAGCCTTGCTCTGGGGACAGCACCCCACTGGGCTGGGGACAGCAGTGGATAGGACTGACTTGTCCCAGCCCCGTCCTGCTTCCGGACTCTGTCACCGCTGTTCCCTTAGCCAGGAGCTCTCCCCCAGCCCACACCGCCTCCCCAGGGGTAGCCGCCTCGGCTCCCGCACACAGCCTTGAGGGTTCCTTGCTAAGTGTGGCCCATGGTCACCCATGTGGGCTCCCTTGGGGAAGAGCCCATGTGGCTTGGTTCCCTGAGTGTCCAGCACAGGGGTGGCCTGGACCCCCGTTTGGGGTCACGTGAGCAGTGGGACAGCTGAGGGCTGCCTGCATCTAGCCTTCCCGCGGGGacctgcagccctgcccctctCAGTAGGCTACACTGCTGTGGGTGAGggctgctggggcctggggcaggcgGCCTCTGTGACAGTCACTTGCCTTCCTGGGCTCTCTGAGCTGCAATCCTGGGGgtagggcccaggaatctgcatttctgcATTGCCTGCCAATTGGTGCCAGCCCCAGGGTCTCTCTTGGAACCCCAGTATCCTGGCCTGCACAGTCCCACCCCCGTGCTCTGCTGCCTCTTGGGGTCTTAGTGTGGGTGGGGTTTAGGGAGCCAGTGAGTGCCGCAGCTGAAGTGCGGTTAGTGAATTGGGCTCCGCTTGGCCACCCAGGGCTCCACCCAAGGCCACCCTATGGGCCAGAGCAGGATGGGTGCCGGCCAGTGGGAAACTGCCAGGTCCCCCGTGTGGCCAGGCAccccttctctgcccctttccagcccctcccccacaactGCCATCTCACTCAGCCACCTTTCTACATGTGGCCCACAGCCTGTGACCCTCCAGGCCCCCCCAGCACTTGGGGTCCAGGCCTCAGCCACCCCATATGATTGGGAGCAAGGCCCACTTCCTGCTGTACAAAGGGTCCAGATAGTGGGTGTTCCTCTCACCGGACTTTGGCAAATACCCTGCCCTTTCTCCTGGCCTCACTTCCCTCCCCTTGACTGGAGTTGCTGGAACCAAACATTATGGGAGAGATTTTAATCCTCCCTCCACTTGCCCTTAAGACTTGCAAAAGTGGGGTGCCATTCTGGGACTGCTCCCCAACGTGTGAGACTGGGTCTTTTTCTGCCTGCCTttggcaggtgaggaaactgaggcacaggacaGTTCCCTCAAGTGCCCAGGGCAATCCCCAGTGCTCCGGCCCTTACAGCACAGTCCCCCAGCCTTGGGGAGTTCAGAAAACCAGACATACAGTGTGAGGAGAAACTCTCAGAAGTGTGTGCTGTGGCCTGGCCAGCATAGTCAGGGTGGGCTTCCTGGGAGAGGAGATGCTGGGCTGCAATTTGatgcagagaagggagaagacagTGGGGGTAGGGGGTAGCAGTGAGGATAATGTTACAAATGGGGAAGGTCATGTGCAGGGGAGCTGCAGAAGGGGCCTCCCCAGCTGCCAGGTGAAGAGACCATCCCAGCAGGAGTGGAGGGAGCCACAAGTCAGGGTGCCTTTGGGGTTGCCAGTAAGGCCATGCAGCCATTAAGGGGGAGGACCCTGGGTGGCCATGGAAGGAGTGGCTGGGGACCAGGAGATGGGAGGAGAGCAGAGGCTTCCCACCCGCCTCCTCCCTGGGAGCTTTCTGACCCCGCCTTGCCTGTCCCGACTTTTCTCAAAGCACTGGGTGGGGGCTGACGCCTAACCCCTGGCCCAGGCCCCTTCTCCCCCGCTTCCTCCCGGGGACAGCTCGTCCTGCTGACTTTGTATCTTATGTTGCTGGAGAAGTTAGCCACAGTTACTCCTGTCAGTGCCACCCTCTGTTTGCATTGAAACAATATCCCTGTGTCCCTGGCCTCCCCAGAACTTGGAGGGGAGGGGGTCTCCCAGACTCCTGGGCTCGGGCTCACTACATCTCAGAGGCcccggggttggggtgggggtgtcaggGACCGGGGCAGGCCCCACctggtgtttccatgtcttggggcAGCTTCCCCTCAGCCTCAGGAGGGCTGCTTAGACACAGGGTGAGGCACCCAGTCCAGGACCCTGCAAGCCTGACCCTCTCCCGCATGGACACTGGCCCCCGTCCACAGGGTCAGCCCCCAACCCAACTTAGGCAGCAGCGATGAAGCCCCAAGGCTGGGACCCCTGGGGGCCTTTGCAGCGTCCTGACTGGGGGCCCAGGATCTGCTTTTGGGGGAGGGTCACTTGGTCAGAAAGAATTACAGGCGGCTTCTGCagtctgagcctgtttccccacCCGTCAGACAGGGAGTTGGTGTCACGGGGTCTGTATTAGTGTCCTAGAGCTCGTAGAATGAGCTGCCTGGCTTGAAACTATAGAAACAAgccccacagttctggagggtggaaatctgaaatcaaggtgccgGCCCAGCCgggctccctccagaggctccaggGAGAGTCTGCTCCTGGCTGTGCAGGCAGCCCCTGGCATCCCTTGGTTTGTGGCCGCCTCACTTCAACCCTGGGCTCCGCCTCCTGTGTCTCTGCGTGTCCTTCCTCTATAAAGACTCCAGTCATTGGACTCAGGACCCCCTGCTCTGGCATGACCTCGTCTTGACTAAGCTACCTCTGcgaagaccctatttccaaatgaggttcCATTCTGATGTtccaggtggacatgaatttggggggacccCTTTCAACACATAGCAGGGTCCCTCCTTGCCTTTTCGCCAATTCCCGTTAAGGAGGAGGTGATGGCAAGaccagaggggaaactgaggcccagggtagGAGGGAGGAACAGTGGTGGGCCTGAGATTacaggcagagggtgggggctcCCCAGGAGGGGCTGTCCTGGGGAAGCGCCCCCGCCATCACCGtctcaccccgcccccaccccacccctaggCTGCAAGATCAAGGCACTTCGAGCCAAGACGAACACATACATCAAGACGCCGGTGCGCGGCGAGGAGCCGGTCTTCATTGTGACCGGCCGCAAGGAGGATGTGGAGATGGCCAAGCGCGAGATCCTGTCGGCTGCCGAGCACTTCTCCGTGATCCGCGCCACGCGCAGCAAGGCCGGCGGGCTGCCGGGCACCGCGCAGGGCCCGCCCAACCTGCCGGGACAGACCACCATCCAGGTGCGCGTGCCCTACCGCGTGGTGGGGCTGGTGGTGGGGCCCAAGGGCGCCACCATCAAGCGCATCCAGCAGCGGACGCACACGTACATCGTGACGCCCGGGCGCGACAAGGAGCCAGTGTTCGCCGTGACAGGCATGCCCGAGAACGTGGACCGGGCGCGCGAGGAGATCGAGGCCCACATCACGCTGCGCACGGGCGCCTTCACCGATGCCGGCCCCGACAGTGACTTCCACTCCAATGGCACCGACGTCTGCCTTGATCTGCTTGGGGCGGCCACAGGTCTCTGGGCCAAGGCCCCCAACCCGGCGCGGCGGCCCCCGGCACCCACGGCTGCCCTCCGCGGGGACGCAACGCTGGGCGCCCCGGGGGGCCCTGAGGCCTTCTACGCTGGCGGCCGCGGGGGTCCACCCGTGCCAGTGCCGGAAGCGGGCCCCGCCAGCCCCTACGGCGCTTCAGGCAATGGGGGCTTCACCTTTGGCGGGGATGGTCCCGGGGCCCCCGCAGGGCCGCCCGGCCCAGAAGACTGTGACTTCGGCTTTGACTTCCTGGCGCTGGACCTGACTGTTCCCGCCGCGGCCACCATCTGGGCCCCCTTTGAGCGGGCTGCGCCCCTGCCGGCCTTCAGCGGCTGCTCGGCCATCAACGGCGCCCCCGTGCCACCCACCGCCGGTGCCCGGCGCAGCAGCGGGGCCGGCACGCCGCGCCACTCGCCCACGCTGCCCGAGCCCGGCGGCCTGGGCCTGGAGCTCCCGCTGGCCCGCCGCACTGCGCCCGACCCGCTGGGCGCGCTGCCCTGGCGGCCCCCGCAGGGCCCCCTGTCGTCCTTCTCGAGCAGCACCAGCTTCTCCACGGCCACCTCGCTGCCCAGCAGCTCCTCGGTCTCCTCGTGCTCCCCGCTGGACTCGAGTGCCTCGGAAGGCGGCCGCAAGGCCCCGGCGGCCCCGAACCCGGGCGCCACCGCGCCAGCCCTGGCGCGGGAGTGCGTGGTGTGCGCCGAGGGCGAGGTCATGGCCGCGCTGGTGCCCTGCGGCCACAACCTCTTCTGCATGGACTGCGCCGTCCGCATCTGCGGCAAGAGTGAGCCCGAGTGCCCGGCCTGCCGCACGCCCGCCACCCAGGCCATCCATATCTTTTCGTAGCAGGTCACCTCGCCGCGGCCgcggccccccaccccccgaggcGGTCCTCGGGGCGGGCGCGCTCCTGGCGAGGCCGAGGCCGAGGCCGAGGccgggtggggaggaagggagccgGGCGGaggggcggcgggcgcgggcggcGCGGCCAGTGTTTACAGACGAGCTTTAACTCCGGTCCCAGGCGTGGAGACAGCAACCCAGCGGCCCAGCGGCACCTCACTTCTTAACAAATGACAGTATTGAGTCGACAGGTTAAAATAAACCAGAGAGAAAAGGCCTGCTTGCCTGCTTGCACTTTTTATTTAAGACACCCCCCACCCTTGGGTGATCTttttaatacaaaacaaaaacaaaaaacacggTTTTTACAACTCTCGGTTGTCCTTCTTTTGTACGTAGCGAATGGCTTATTGACAGCGTCCCCCCGGTTTCAGCCTCTGCAGAAACTCCCCCGAGGAGAATGGTTCCCTTCTTGGGGGCCAGACAGTTACCCTTCAGTATGTAAGCCGCGCACAGGccggaggggggtggggggcgagggGCATCCCGaactttctaacttttttttaattattaatccCCTTCTGCTGTGGTTtctgttgtcagtttttaaattttttttattgttttttttaacttttactttttacCTCTTGTGTATATGTAGGGAATTTATAGGGAAATATGTACTTTATGGAATAAATTTTAagaactaaaatatattttattttaaataaagtaacgGACCTTTAATCTTACACAGCTAAATTACTGATTATATATTTGCTGAGCTGACCTAAGGGTTCAGAAAATTGTAtcaagagttttattttttgacttcaAAGCCTTCTTAATAAAGTCTTTTTACTACACGTGAGCCCTTGGCCTGGTGTGGGGCGGGTgggcatgggggagggggtgggtgggggctcaGATCCAGCCCCTCACTCCCCAGTCTCCAAGACAAAGGAATTGAGCTCAGGATGCCTGATTCCAGGCTATTCCTCAAGACCGGTGCTGTAAGCATCGGGTCTACAGGGAAAGGTGGTCCAGCCAGGTTTCCTTTTCCTGAGGCTCAAAGCCCCACGTCCCAGGGGAAAGCCAACCACAGGGACAGCCATGGCCTATGTGGAGGGGGTGGTGCCAGGGTGTCCCTTCCTGGGGCAGCTCCATGGTATGTGGGGGACCCTTCCCCAGCAGGACAGGGTCCACCTGACATTGTGCAGGTGAGGAGACAGGTCTGGGAATCTAAATCCCAGGATGGGTCCTGACCCCTCCCAGTCCCTGAAGGATGTCTGAGCGATGAACCACAGGTGTCCCCCATGTCCCCCACTCACCTAGTTGGGACCAGAGGACCATGGCCCATGGGGCTGTCAGAGTTCTTCAGGGCTGGGATTGGCCCAGAGGTGAGGACTGAGGGACCATGGGTTGGACCATTGGCAGCTGGTGGGTGACACCAAAGTTCTGAAGTTGGAGAAGAAGGCCCTGGAGTGCATGGAGGATAGGATGGGTGGGGCGTGGGGTGCGGTGACAGGGAGGGGCTTAGGACTGCTCCAGGAACAAGCCCAGGGGCCAGGGTCCCCACAGGCTGTTGGCTCGAGGAATGGGCAACGAGGAGTCTGAGGGACACAGGCTGCTAGAAAAGCTAAGATGACAAATCATCCtggaaggcttccaggaggaggccaGGGGCTCAGGATGACAGGAGCTCTGAGTGTCTGATGGGGCAACAAGAGGGTATGGAGAGGAATCAACCAGAGATGGACAGGGCACCCCATGATCAGTGTCCCCACTGAGTGGCGACCACATCAGATCCTCTGGCTCCAAGTAGTGGCACCTGGGGTACTGAACCCATCCCAGGCTGTGTGGACTGGGGTGAGTCTCAGGAAGAGCCCCCGACACCTAGGgttccagcccagccctgcctggaatttccccatctgtaaaatggggtaccCCTA
Coding sequences within it:
- the MEX3D gene encoding RNA-binding protein MEX3D, which codes for MPSSTGQPDGVGGARGGGPGAATAGDPCPGPPPPPPPPPPPPPPPEGAEEAAPAPRPPPEPDDAAAALRLALDQLSGLGLGGAGDEDDEGAAAGDGAAAAAEGGADGGAAAELATPDGPEAGAPGVAVAPGPLTLLEPEVSPPPPPRRSPPDVFAGFAPHPAALGPPTLLAEQMSVIGSRKKSVNMTECVPVPSSEHVAEIVGRQGCKIKALRAKTNTYIKTPVRGEEPVFIVTGRKEDVEMAKREILSAAEHFSVIRATRSKAGGLPGTAQGPPNLPGQTTIQVRVPYRVVGLVVGPKGATIKRIQQRTHTYIVTPGRDKEPVFAVTGMPENVDRAREEIEAHITLRTGAFTDAGPDSDFHSNGTDVCLDLLGAATGLWAKAPNPARRPPAPTAALRGDATLGAPGGPEAFYAGGRGGPPVPVPEAGPASPYGASGNGGFTFGGDGPGAPAGPPGPEDCDFGFDFLALDLTVPAAATIWAPFERAAPLPAFSGCSAINGAPVPPTAGARRSSGAGTPRHSPTLPEPGGLGLELPLARRTAPDPLGALPWRPPQGPLSSFSSSTSFSTATSLPSSSSVSSCSPLDSSASEGGRKAPAAPNPGATAPALARECVVCAEGEVMAALVPCGHNLFCMDCAVRICGKSEPECPACRTPATQAIHIFS